The following coding sequences are from one Formosa haliotis window:
- a CDS encoding patatin-like phospholipase family protein — MSCYTSHVYLCTRRRKPKVALVLSGGGALGIAHIPTLQKLDSLGIVPDLIVGTSMGSIVGALYSIGYTGDQIAEISRTTDWKSLFSGKVSINSVSNEEKSEFGRYNIGFEVVDKSQNLCWPY, encoded by the coding sequence ATGTCTTGCTATACTTCCCATGTGTACTTATGCACAAGAAGAAGAAAACCAAAAGTTGCTTTAGTATTAAGTGGAGGAGGCGCTTTAGGGATAGCACATATACCAACTCTTCAAAAATTAGACTCCTTAGGGATTGTTCCCGATTTAATTGTTGGAACCAGTATGGGGAGTATAGTTGGAGCCTTGTATTCTATAGGATATACAGGCGATCAAATAGCCGAAATTTCTCGTACAACAGATTGGAAGTCTTTATTTAGTGGAAAAGTTTCTATAAACAGTGTAAGTAACGAAGAGAAAAGTGAATTCGGACGATATAATATAGGTTTCGAGGTGGTCGATAAAAGCCAAAACCTGTGTTGGCCATATTAA
- a CDS encoding patatin-like phospholipase family protein, translating into MLAILNDQNLREFFTVLTFPVYNLNNFDDFPIPFRAMATDIVNGKQVVLDHGSLVTAMRASMSIPGVFKPVDYKNTLLVDGGVLNNFPVDVAKEMGADFNW; encoded by the coding sequence GTGTTGGCCATATTAAACGATCAAAACTTAAGAGAGTTTTTTACAGTACTCACATTTCCGGTTTATAACCTTAATAATTTTGACGATTTTCCAATTCCGTTTAGAGCAATGGCTACCGATATTGTTAATGGAAAACAAGTGGTTCTAGATCACGGATCGTTGGTGACGGCCATGCGTGCCAGTATGTCTATTCCTGGGGTTTTTAAACCTGTAGACTATAAAAACACATTGCTTGTAGATGGAGGGGTTTTAAATAATTTTCCTGTAGATGTAGCAAAAGAGATGGGAGCCGATTTTAATTGGTAG
- a CDS encoding tetratricopeptide repeat protein, which yields MATYKKRGYKPTTKAEIDNDIENFDNVEENSTTAEVFNTLDETASKTEDWVASNQKYIFVIIGVVAALVLGYLGYNEFVAQPKESEAMNDMSQAKIYFNEAVNGTEKDSLYTLALNGGEGKYGMLDIINEHGGTPAANLAQYYAGMAYLNLKDYKKAIDHLSDFKSEDQALAPLAKGAIGDAFVQLNQLDDALDYYRQAADIRENEFTTPMYLNKAGLISLELGKAKDALGYFETIKNEYPSSTEAATVDVFIGKAQVLASK from the coding sequence ATGGCAACTTATAAAAAGAGAGGTTACAAACCTACCACAAAAGCAGAAATAGATAACGATATTGAGAATTTTGATAATGTTGAAGAAAACTCAACTACAGCAGAAGTTTTTAATACGTTAGACGAAACGGCTTCTAAAACAGAAGACTGGGTAGCTAGTAATCAAAAATATATTTTTGTAATTATAGGTGTAGTAGCAGCTTTAGTTCTTGGATATTTGGGGTACAACGAGTTTGTGGCACAACCAAAAGAGAGCGAAGCGATGAACGATATGTCTCAAGCTAAAATATATTTTAACGAGGCCGTTAACGGTACAGAAAAAGATTCTTTATATACTTTAGCATTAAATGGTGGTGAAGGTAAATACGGGATGTTAGATATTATTAATGAGCACGGTGGAACGCCTGCAGCTAACTTAGCTCAGTATTATGCTGGAATGGCGTATTTAAATTTAAAAGATTATAAAAAAGCCATCGATCATTTAAGCGATTTTAAAAGCGAAGATCAAGCTTTAGCACCTTTAGCAAAAGGCGCTATTGGAGATGCATTTGTACAGTTAAACCAATTAGATGATGCTTTAGATTATTACAGACAGGCTGCCGATATTCGTGAAAACGAATTTACCACGCCAATGTACTTGAACAAAGCAGGATTAATTTCTTTAGAATTAGGAAAGGCTAAAGATGCTCTTGGATATTTTGAAACCATTAAAAACGAATATCCGTCATCAACTGAAGCTGCTACTGTAGATGTATTTATTGGTAAAGCTCAAGTTTTAGCAAGCAAGTAA
- a CDS encoding serine hydrolase domain-containing protein → MRKFLKLFGLLLVVLLTVAIYLNYPKLNFITGFASKSVCSCTFLADRSLASIEAQDNDFSPIDLATNKIDFENKSVTSTVFGLKARTAVFKPGLGCILIPEGADPAALTVKPNRDITPKPLAFPYGDLPQKDTIFSNINYDVLNQAVTDAFDSGNDRIKGSRAVLVVYKDHIIAEKYSKDFNKDTKILGWSMTKSITSAIVGVLEKQGRVNRNQSHLFESWEGDKRADITLNNLLQMNSGLAWEEDYNNISDVTKMLFLRADMPKIPREKNLEGIPNNSWNYSSGTTNLISGFIRDQFKTDQDYLDFWYTELIDKIGMHSMTIETDLKGHFVGSSYGWATARDWSKFGLLYLHNGNWNGEQILTKDWVDYTKTPTNTSDGIYGAQFWLNAGGRYPDVPKDLFSCNGYQGQQVSIIPSKDVVIVRFGLIEDPIFSFNDFLSGILAAIN, encoded by the coding sequence ATGAGAAAATTCCTAAAATTATTCGGTCTTTTATTAGTTGTACTTTTAACCGTTGCTATATATTTAAATTATCCGAAGTTAAATTTTATAACAGGATTTGCGTCTAAAAGTGTATGCTCTTGTACCTTTTTAGCCGATAGAAGTTTAGCATCTATCGAGGCTCAAGACAACGATTTTTCTCCTATCGATTTAGCTACAAACAAAATAGATTTTGAAAACAAATCGGTAACTTCTACGGTCTTCGGACTTAAAGCGAGGACCGCCGTTTTCAAACCTGGATTGGGCTGTATTTTAATTCCTGAAGGGGCAGATCCGGCTGCTTTAACTGTAAAACCAAACCGGGATATAACACCAAAACCACTAGCTTTTCCGTATGGCGATTTACCACAAAAGGACACTATTTTTTCAAATATAAATTATGACGTTTTAAACCAAGCTGTCACAGATGCTTTCGATTCTGGTAACGACAGAATAAAAGGGTCTCGTGCTGTTTTAGTGGTTTATAAAGATCATATTATTGCCGAAAAATATTCGAAAGACTTCAATAAGGACACCAAAATTTTAGGTTGGTCTATGACCAAAAGTATAACAAGTGCAATTGTTGGAGTGTTAGAAAAACAAGGACGTGTAAACCGAAATCAATCGCATTTATTTGAATCTTGGGAAGGTGATAAACGTGCAGATATTACATTAAACAATTTGTTGCAAATGAATAGCGGTTTGGCTTGGGAAGAAGATTATAATAACATTTCCGATGTCACAAAAATGTTATTTCTAAGAGCAGATATGCCAAAGATTCCTCGAGAAAAGAATCTAGAAGGCATACCAAATAATAGCTGGAACTACTCGTCTGGAACCACGAACCTAATTTCAGGATTTATTCGAGATCAATTTAAAACCGATCAAGATTATTTAGATTTTTGGTATACCGAATTAATAGATAAAATAGGAATGCATTCTATGACCATAGAAACCGATTTGAAAGGTCATTTTGTAGGGTCGTCTTACGGTTGGGCTACAGCCAGAGATTGGAGTAAATTTGGACTACTCTATTTACACAACGGTAATTGGAACGGCGAGCAAATTTTAACTAAAGACTGGGTAGATTACACAAAAACACCAACAAACACATCGGACGGGATTTACGGTGCTCAATTTTGGTTAAATGCTGGTGGACGCTATCCAGATGTTCCCAAAGATTTATTTTCTTGCAATGGGTATCAAGGGCAGCAAGTAAGCATAATCCCATCTAAAGATGTGGTTATAGTGCGCTTTGGGCTGATAGAAGACCCTATATTTAGTTTCAACGATTTTCTTTCTGGAATACTCGCTGCTATAAACTAA
- a CDS encoding YeeE/YedE family protein gives MKKIIYILLGLIFGVVMYKSEAASWFRIYEMFRFESFHMYGIIGTALVFGIIFIQLIKRFHIKTFDGQAITIEDKDKSVYRYLFGGIIFGLGWALAGACPGPIFVLIGAGFLPVLIVLISAVLGTFVYGLLRDKLPH, from the coding sequence ATGAAAAAAATTATATATATATTATTAGGATTGATTTTTGGTGTGGTGATGTACAAATCTGAAGCGGCATCTTGGTTTCGTATTTACGAGATGTTTCGATTTGAATCGTTTCATATGTACGGGATTATAGGAACGGCTTTAGTGTTTGGAATTATTTTTATACAACTTATAAAACGTTTCCATATAAAGACTTTTGATGGACAAGCCATAACTATTGAAGATAAAGATAAATCGGTTTACAGATACTTGTTTGGTGGCATCATTTTCGGATTAGGTTGGGCATTGGCAGGAGCTTGCCCGGGACCAATATTTGTGCTAATAGGAGCAGGTTTTTTACCGGTGTTAATTGTCTTGATATCGGCGGTTTTAGGGACTTTTGTATACGGACTTTTAAGAGATAAATTACCACATTAA
- a CDS encoding DUF4870 domain-containing protein has protein sequence MRQDKQLLVITHLSQLVTLITGFGSLLIPLILWVTQKERVFGMDEEGKKIINFQISLIVYCIICVPLILVFGLGLLGFLVLGLVSVIFPVINAIKVSNGETPRYPLSFNFIS, from the coding sequence ATGAGACAAGATAAACAGCTTTTAGTCATTACACATTTAAGTCAGTTAGTTACCTTAATTACTGGATTTGGAAGTTTATTAATTCCGTTAATTTTATGGGTTACACAAAAAGAACGCGTTTTTGGTATGGATGAAGAAGGGAAGAAGATTATAAACTTTCAAATAAGCTTAATTGTTTACTGTATTATATGTGTGCCATTAATTTTAGTGTTTGGTTTAGGACTTTTAGGCTTTCTTGTTTTAGGACTTGTAAGCGTAATTTTTCCTGTTATTAATGCTATAAAAGTAAGTAATGGTGAAACACCACGATATCCTTTATCTTTCAATTTTATTAGTTAA